One window of Branchiostoma lanceolatum isolate klBraLanc5 chromosome 6, klBraLanc5.hap2, whole genome shotgun sequence genomic DNA carries:
- the LOC136436904 gene encoding cyclin-I-like, translating to MKLLRGFWDAKRLTSTLEEAIAKEASTWRPRLLKAKVNQDAEIGPSERDEAVRWLATLSTKVQAYPETFAMSVSILDRFLNAVKARPKYLRCISVSCFFLAAKINEEDEAIPSAEELVRVSECGCTANELLRMERIILDKLGWNLKDVTALDFLHIFHALLTTYRPQLLDTYTCMTPSRHLAHLTRKLQRCMACHQVLGFPGSVVSLALLSLELEMLIPDWLAATFMLQKMVKVQNESLIRCREVIARHLAAQRDMTQNMVYIISAPANKSSKRKVGQIEDDDMYDGIKRLYDQDWKGDPEVVVATEEVAMVTGGVACSSQLRQDREGNLSPTLPPLQPITAMI from the exons ATGAAGCTGCTCCGTGGGTTTTGGGATGCCAAGAGGCTAACATCAACACTTGAGGAGGCGATCGCCAAAGAAGCCAGCACCTGGAGACCACGGCTACTCAAGGCCAAGGTTAACCAG GATGCAGAGATTGGTCCAAGCGAGAGAGATGAAGCTGTGCGCTGGCTGGCAACACTCAGTACCAAGGTCCAGGCTTATCCTGAGACCTTTGCCATGAGTGTCAGCATCTTGGACCGCTTCCTCAATGCAGTGAAG GCCCGACCAAAGTACCTTCGCTGTATCAGTGTTAGTTGTTTCTTCTTGGCAGCCAAAATCAACGAAGAAGACGAG GCCATCCCCAGTGCAGAAGAGCTGGtgcgtgtgagtgagtgtggaTGTACAGCCAACGAGCTGCTTCGAATGGAGAGGATCATCTTGGACAAACTGGGATGGAACCTGAAAGATGTCACCGCACTGGATTTCCTGCACATT TTTCACGCCCTGCTGACCACCTACCGGCCGCAGCTGCTGGACACCTACACCTGCATGACCCCCTCCCGCCACCTGGCACACCTGACCCGCAAGCTGCAACGCTGCATGGCCTGCCACCAGGTGCTGGGCTTCCCCGGCTCCGTGGTCTCCCTCGCCCTGCTCAGCCTGGAGCTGGAGATGCTCATCCCTGATTGGCTCGCTGCGACCTTCATGCTACAGAAGATGGTTAAG GTTCAAAACGAGTCGCTGATCCGCTGTCGTGAGGTCATCGCGCGCCACCTAGCGGCGCAGCGGGACATGACGCAAAACATGGTCTACATCATCTCCGCGCCCGCCAACAAGTCCTCCAAGCGCAAAGTGGGCCAGATCGAGGACGACGACATGTACGACGGAATCAAGCGACTCTACGACCAGGACTGGAAGGGCGACCCCGAGGTCGTCGTGGCGACGGAagaggttgccatggtgacgggCGGCGTGGCGTGCAGTTCGCAGCTGAGGCAGGACAGGGAAGGAAACCTCTCTCCAACTTTGCCTCCACTTCAACCGATCACCGCTATGATATAG
- the LOC136436903 gene encoding cyclin-G1-like, which translates to MRNMCDRHAADLGRLWYQLQTAVRRAPSYQPNLIYLDMVEDDDDPRDPVVSSMQRDDAVDRLRCLNRCLRFKHEAFALAVNILDRFLSIMKVRVKFLGCLAITSYFIAINVLEEDQELPSPVHLIRISQCRCTEADLFRMEGIVCQKLYHDFGAVTPLTLLQLYHGICVTTGIMDAVLEKKNLTPAEHLEQTIAKLEACLCRSPFTKFTAPVLAMSLLMCELDVFDTRDSEPGLCSTLNTLKVASQINEQHLVECQKKLEEFLLQYSSPVSRRPTSRFTWVLSSRTARQLRPSMQWAMDLPTILEDGTDGYGSSGSSEEDISSEEDSPRSDTDAVCSDDDDVFQTEIKSTLCFRCHIQKSRQKFCPIQQQCCNTCGQLPQQAGA; encoded by the exons ATG aGGAATATGTGTGATCGCCATGCTGCTGACCTGGGTCGGCTGTGGTACCAGCTCCAGACCGCAGTGCGCAGGGCACCCTCCTACCAGCCCAACCTCATCTATCTGGACATGGTGGAAGATGACGAC GATCCGAGGGACCCCGTAGTTTCATCCATGCAAAGAGACGATGCGGTGGACCGCCTGCGCTGCCTGAACAGATGTCTCCGCTTCAAACACGAGGCCTTCGCTCTGGCTGTCAATATCCTCGACAGATTTCTCTCcattatgaag GTGCGAGTAAAGTTCCTCGGCTGCCTGGCTATCACCAGTTACTTCATTGCCATCAATGTTTTAGAGGAAGACCAG GAGCTTCCAAGCCCTGTCCACCTCATCAGAATAAGCCAGTGTCGGTGTACGGAAGCAGACTTGTTCCGGATGGAGGGTATCGTCTGCCAGAAGCTTTACCACGACTTCGGAGCGGTGACACCCCTGACTCTCCTCCAACTGTACCACGGTATATGCGTGACGACGGGCATCATGGACGCAGttttggagaagaagaacctCACACCTGCGGAGCACCTGGAGCAAACCATCGCAAAGCTGGAGGCGTGCCTCTGTCGGTCTCCGTTCACTAAATTCACT GCTCCAGTTCTGGCCATGTCACTACTGATGTGTGAGTTGGATGTGTTTGACACACGGGACAGTGAACCAGGTCTGTGCAGTACACTCAACACTCTCAAGGTGGCGTCGCAG ATCAATGAACAGCACTTGGTGGAATGCCAGAAGAAGCTTGAAGagtttctgctgcagtactccTCCCCGGTCAGTAGGAGGCCCACCTCACGGTTCACCTGGGTCCTGTCCTCACGCACGGCCAGGCAGCTCAGACCCAGCATGCAATGGGCCATGGACCTCCCGACCATTCTGGAGGACGGTACTGATGGATATGGGAGCTCTGGAAGCAG TGAGGAAGACATCTCCAGCGAGGAGGATTCACCAAGGTCTGACACCGACGCAGTCTGTTCCGATGACGACGATGTCTTCCAGACAGAGATCAAGTCAACTCTGTGTTTTAGATGTCACATCCAGAAATCCAGACAGAAGTTCTGCCCGATACAGCAGCAGTGCTGCAACACTTGTGGACAGTTACCTCAGCAGGCTGGGGCATAA